The genomic stretch GCGCACCCGCTGATCCAGCAATTCCTCGATCTGCCCGACGCTGTAACTACCCTCGCCCACCAGGTCATTGACGTACGACAGCATGGGAGCGTCGAAGGTGGCGATGGCTTCCCCCGCCTTGACCTCCTGGCCCTGCTTGACCAGCGTGGTGACCTTGGCATCTTTGGGAATGCGCACAGGAATCTGCTCGGACGCCACCATCGCGGATTCCGCCTTGGTCACGAAATAGATATCCCACAGTTCAGAGGCCACGAAGCTGATGGCAAACAGCCCGATCAGCATCACAATCAGACTGCCAACCATGGCCCTGAGCTTGCCGAAAAAACCGAGGTCCTGGCTGCCCTTGCTTTTCCGCGCCTTGGTGAAATTCTCGCGGGACAAGGTGTTGAGAACGTCACCGGCAGACACCACTTCGCCACTGAGAAATGCTGTTATCAGGTAACGCAATGCCGAGACCTCGCGGGCTCCCAGATTCTGGAACTCGCAACCGCAACGGTCATTGCCGGAATCGAAATTCCGGGGCACGAAGCTGACTTCTATTGCAAAATCAAAGCCGTCGACCTTGAAAACCAGACGCCCGTTGTAAACTCTCCCCTGGCGGAAGGATTCCAGCCCGGTGTTCACACTGAAGCCTCCAGCAGAGAGGTCGGACACCGGAAATTTGTGCGTGCTGCCGTCAAGTTTCACGAATAACCGTGCGGGTATTCGGACCCGGGCATACTGCCGCTGAGCCTCGGATTCGTGAACGAATTGCGGTGCAATTGCTGCCGTATTCATTGTTCTAGCCCTTATCTGTTTTCATTCGATGATGGATGCATGAGAGAACATCTCCTGCCGCTTCAGACGAGTTTCATGACGACCGCCAGAAAAACGCTGCCCGCAGACAGAGTCATGATTCGCGACGACCAGCGATTCATCCTTTGCTGGAACGACGCTTTGTCGGAGCTGAAACGGGTTTTCTGTCGCGTCCAGGACTGGCGATCGAGCCGGAAAAAGACATAGATTTTCACCAGTGACCCGAAGATCTGATTGAAATAGAGAATGCATGGGTAGGCCGGCCCCACCGGGTGTCCGGTGGCAGTCAGCAAAAGGCTCAGCAACAACCGGGTCAGACCGATCCACAACAGGTAGGCCACCAACACCAGCCCGGTATACTTGATCGCAGCCACAATCGCGGCGGTCAGGCCCAGAATGCTGGTCCACATGGAGATGCGCTGATCGAACAGCACGTACCAGGTAAACCATCCCAAGCGCCGTGGGCCCAAACCGGTTGCCCTGGAATTCTGGCGCAGTGAGTTGCCGTACCAGCGGAACATCAGTTGCCGGGCAGACCGGAGGAAGCTCGGATCGGGTGGATGTTCCACGGTACGGATGGAAGCGTCAGGCACATAGAAGGTGTCGTACCCCAGGCGCATCATGCTGTACCAGCTGGACTTGTCATCGCCGGTGAGAAACCGGAATTCCCCCAGCCGCCAATGCTTCAGAGAGTCGTATTCCACATCGGCAATAAACTCCGGGCGGGTTACCACACTGGCCCGGAACATCGACATCCGGCCGGTGAGTGTGAGCACCCTGCGTGCCAGCCCCATGGAGCACATATTCATGTGCCGCTGGGCAAACCGCAGCTTGTGCCACTCGGACATCAAATAGCTGCCACGAACCTCGCAGAATTCATTGGTGGTAAGCGCGCCGACATCGGGCATCAGCCGGAAGTAAGGGGCGGTTTTACGGACTACGCCGGGCTCCAGCACCGTGTCGCCGTCCACCACGGCAACAATGGCGTTTTCATCCGGCAGGTCCCTGGAAATGGCGCGGAAGCCATAGGCCAGACCATCGCGCTTGCCGGTACCGGGAATGCGCACAATCT from Marinobacter subterrani encodes the following:
- a CDS encoding PilZ domain-containing protein, yielding MNTAAIAPQFVHESEAQRQYARVRIPARLFVKLDGSTHKFPVSDLSAGGFSVNTGLESFRQGRVYNGRLVFKVDGFDFAIEVSFVPRNFDSGNDRCGCEFQNLGAREVSALRYLITAFLSGEVVSAGDVLNTLSRENFTKARKSKGSQDLGFFGKLRAMVGSLIVMLIGLFAISFVASELWDIYFVTKAESAMVASEQIPVRIPKDAKVTTLVKQGQEVKAGEAIATFDAPMLSYVNDLVGEGSYSVGQIEELLDQRVRGTLTSPCDCKVLNLRPAENQYMSKGEQLAIVAPMDATAHVIANFLFEQGEKLEEGQQVTLRLPNGVEQTGHITSLYVNSQAQGGAIDVISAFIESDQPLPTGAIGRPIGVTVDQFRLPSLDKVVDRFVEG
- a CDS encoding glycosyltransferase family 2 protein, with the translated sequence MSYISDNPVSRAGGWLLFLAALGALAVSLPSTYTVRGGAHFLLVIGVIGIWRYSVGITHFLRAMYFLKWAYPRLRRQARALGELAAPSHVYLMVTSFRIDSGTTAMVYRSIISEAIECQWPVTVVASVVELSDEMIMRALWRKMAPPDHVQLKIVRIPGTGKRDGLAYGFRAISRDLPDENAIVAVVDGDTVLEPGVVRKTAPYFRLMPDVGALTTNEFCEVRGSYLMSEWHKLRFAQRHMNMCSMGLARRVLTLTGRMSMFRASVVTRPEFIADVEYDSLKHWRLGEFRFLTGDDKSSWYSMMRLGYDTFYVPDASIRTVEHPPDPSFLRSARQLMFRWYGNSLRQNSRATGLGPRRLGWFTWYVLFDQRISMWTSILGLTAAIVAAIKYTGLVLVAYLLWIGLTRLLLSLLLTATGHPVGPAYPCILYFNQIFGSLVKIYVFFRLDRQSWTRQKTRFSSDKASFQQRMNRWSSRIMTLSAGSVFLAVVMKLV